From the genome of Scytonema hofmannii PCC 7110, one region includes:
- a CDS encoding Cas10/Cmr2 second palm domain-containing protein: protein MTDEAIYKAITFAPVQGFIEKSRKLRDLYGASLILSYLSQQIVLAADSRDDVTVISPANISVQKGMPNRILIKGHFTKEAAQEVLLAAWQNILSVCRNWIEQELPNYEYEWEREWGHWGNHTWEIFWGEGNSIASAMEDLETRKLSRAWTAINWIGESSSLTGTDGIAFPGLGGKNRNPITRNLTYRSELDEIRKFYKSLAEITENRENSQEAEPEADESDADEENSQEEVQLEGKFVALNEQLSIPELVKRLVTCEDVRKNIGIAGEKNSYFGRLPKGFKEIRRKPTETQPGQWTGWFMGDGDEVGKKLKKMANGENPEEEIRVFTRKLRNWGKDFYRYLPSQKLGRVIYAGGDDFLGVIYSKKPKNPNPALTALEWLMTLNDKWHEHDQKINVSVGFVWVAGSVPQRDVLQHCRQAQETAKNLNRNRVTIRIVFNNGQYVDWTCPWKYLHILKSYCDRDGNTYPEWENKGRDPKYEPNWAHIFSDLAQLKARHAFGLAENRRPNAIESQTANNKARSIIIQNRRAFISFLEIYFPNWSQVLQQNEILIVGAKDGTDSYIVAQMMINWIEDLITIGWYLCSNTLLSSDL from the coding sequence ATGACTGATGAAGCAATCTATAAGGCAATTACCTTTGCACCAGTGCAAGGATTTATCGAAAAATCGCGGAAGTTGAGGGACTTGTATGGTGCGTCGTTAATTTTGTCCTATCTCAGTCAGCAGATAGTTCTAGCTGCAGATAGCCGAGATGATGTGACAGTAATTTCCCCTGCAAACATCAGTGTCCAAAAAGGAATGCCGAACCGCATCCTAATTAAAGGTCATTTTACCAAAGAAGCAGCGCAAGAGGTATTGTTGGCTGCTTGGCAAAATATTCTCTCAGTGTGTCGCAACTGGATTGAGCAAGAATTACCTAATTATGAATATGAATGGGAACGTGAGTGGGGACATTGGGGAAACCATACTTGGGAAATATTTTGGGGAGAGGGGAATTCGATCGCATCTGCAATGGAGGATTTGGAAACCCGCAAACTTTCCCGTGCTTGGACTGCAATTAATTGGATTGGAGAAAGCTCGAGTTTAACAGGTACGGATGGTATTGCATTTCCAGGATTGGGGGGAAAAAATCGTAATCCAATCACAAGAAATTTGACCTATCGCTCCGAGCTAGATGAGATCCGAAAGTTTTACAAATCATTAGCAGAGATAACTGAAAATCGAGAAAACTCCCAAGAAGCAGAACCAGAAGCAGATGAATCAGACGCAGATGAAGAAAATTCCCAGGAGGAAGTTCAACTCGAAGGTAAATTTGTCGCACTGAACGAACAATTGAGTATTCCTGAATTAGTTAAACGTCTGGTGACCTGCGAGGATGTGAGAAAAAATATAGGAATAGCAGGTGAAAAAAATTCCTATTTTGGAAGATTACCCAAAGGATTTAAAGAAATTCGTCGCAAGCCAACTGAAACTCAACCCGGACAATGGACAGGTTGGTTTATGGGGGATGGGGATGAAGTGGGGAAAAAACTGAAAAAAATGGCTAATGGTGAAAACCCAGAAGAGGAAATCAGGGTATTTACTAGGAAATTGAGGAACTGGGGTAAAGATTTTTATAGATATTTGCCAAGTCAAAAACTAGGACGAGTCATTTATGCGGGTGGTGATGATTTTTTAGGTGTCATTTACAGTAAAAAACCTAAAAACCCAAATCCTGCATTAACTGCATTGGAATGGTTAATGACATTAAATGATAAATGGCACGAACATGACCAAAAAATTAATGTTAGTGTCGGTTTTGTCTGGGTTGCAGGGAGTGTTCCTCAGCGAGATGTATTACAACACTGTCGTCAAGCACAAGAGACAGCCAAAAATTTAAACCGCAATCGCGTGACAATCCGGATCGTGTTTAATAACGGACAGTATGTGGATTGGACTTGTCCTTGGAAGTATTTGCATATCCTCAAAAGTTACTGCGATCGTGATGGTAACACCTATCCAGAATGGGAAAATAAAGGTCGAGATCCCAAATACGAACCCAATTGGGCGCATATATTTAGCGATTTAGCCCAACTCAAAGCGCGTCATGCTTTTGGATTAGCAGAAAACCGTCGTCCGAATGCGATCGAAAGTCAAACAGCTAATAACAAGGCTAGAAGCATAATAATTCAAAATCGTCGAGCTTTCATTAGTTTTTTGGAAATATACTTTCCTAATTGGAGTCAAGTATTACAGCAAAACGAAATACTAATTGTTGGAGCCAAAGATGGTACAGATAGTTACATAGTTGCACAAATGATGATTAATTGGATTGAAGATTTAATAACAATTGGTTGGTACTTATGTTCAAATACCTTATTATCATCAGACCTTTAG
- a CDS encoding type II toxin-antitoxin system RelE family toxin — protein MSYRVEILKGALKQLKKLSPELQERIQVKIDDLATEPRPSGVKKLKGQENAYRIRVCEYRIIYDIFDIDINQCDRYYWRIEIDDRALYNSIFRHSHHARLQFESFLQHLR, from the coding sequence GTGAGTTATAGAGTTGAAATATTAAAAGGAGCGTTAAAACAACTTAAAAAATTATCACCAGAGCTTCAAGAACGCATACAAGTTAAAATTGATGATTTAGCTACAGAACCTCGTCCAAGTGGGGTGAAAAAGCTAAAAGGTCAAGAAAATGCTTACAGAATAAGAGTATGCGAGTATCGCATTATATACGATATTTTTGACATCGATATTAATCAATGCGATCGCTACTATTGGAGAATTGAGATCGACGATCGCGCCCTATACAACAGCATTTTTCGTCATTCGCATCACGCACGGCTGCAATTCGAGTCATTTCTGCAACACTTGAGATGA